From a region of the Halolamina sp. CBA1230 genome:
- the pyrB gene encoding aspartate carbamoyltransferase — translation MRQDHLVAAGQLSRADVERVLDRAAEFDAALDAGDDLPARYPEKLLALCFYEPSTRTKMSFETAMKRLGGDVVDMGGVDASSVKKGESLADTVRVIEGYADGLVLRHPREGAAKMAAEFVDAPVVNAGDGAGHHPSQTLLDLYTIREAAGLDDLTIGIVGDLKYGRTVHSLATALTEFDTRMHFVSPESLRLPRSVRFDLHEAGAQVREHTQLDEVLPELDVLYVTRIQRERFPDEDEYRKVAGEFQIDAETLEAAREDLTVMHPLPRVDEIDPAIDDTDHANYFEQAHNGVPVRMALLDLLFANHE, via the coding sequence ATGCGTCAGGACCACCTCGTCGCCGCGGGCCAGCTCTCGCGGGCGGACGTCGAGCGGGTGCTCGACCGCGCCGCCGAGTTCGACGCCGCGCTCGACGCCGGCGACGACCTCCCCGCCCGGTACCCCGAGAAGCTGCTCGCGCTCTGTTTCTACGAACCCAGCACGCGCACCAAGATGTCGTTCGAGACCGCGATGAAGCGTCTCGGCGGCGACGTCGTCGACATGGGCGGCGTCGACGCCTCCTCGGTGAAGAAAGGCGAGAGCCTCGCGGACACGGTCCGGGTGATCGAGGGGTACGCCGACGGGCTCGTGCTCCGTCACCCCCGCGAGGGCGCCGCCAAGATGGCCGCGGAGTTCGTCGACGCCCCGGTAGTCAACGCCGGCGACGGTGCGGGCCACCACCCGAGTCAGACGCTACTCGACCTGTACACGATCCGGGAGGCCGCAGGACTGGACGATCTCACGATCGGCATCGTCGGCGATCTGAAGTACGGCCGGACGGTCCACTCGCTGGCGACCGCGCTGACGGAGTTCGACACCCGGATGCATTTCGTCAGCCCCGAGTCGCTCCGGCTCCCTCGATCTGTCCGCTTCGACCTCCACGAGGCGGGCGCGCAAGTGCGAGAACACACGCAACTCGACGAGGTGCTGCCCGAACTCGACGTGCTGTACGTGACCCGGATCCAGCGCGAACGGTTCCCCGACGAGGACGAGTACCGCAAAGTCGCGGGGGAGTTCCAGATCGACGCCGAGACGCTCGAGGCCGCCCGCGAGGATCTGACCGTGATGCATCCGCTGCCACGCGTCGACGAGATCGACCCCGCGATCGACGACACCGACCACGCGAACTACTTCGAGCAGGCCCACAACGGCGTCCCCGTCCGGATGGCGCTGCTCGACCTCCTCTTTGCCAACCATGAGTGA
- a CDS encoding DNA mismatch repair protein — protein sequence MRLQEYWGVGPKTADLLEAELGVERAVRAIESADVSTLVDAGLPRGRATRILRRATGAAGLDTLGTGDARDVYGDLLELAAGDALTGGAADRIRVLTPLSSHEAAAERLDRIDQAREVWTGLDDDGRESVIDAFAGYDDAGGGRRAAVEAALELRAVGSSEGGPFERLADLDADGLEDAVDALAAVEGEFGDEDEPLSVGEGADERLDELRTQLAAARRLNDAALDVLETVRGQGVRSLEAFQSAVISYVAEETGVTAGEIRSVAPDEARDETDFVSATLRALVADLEGQVADREAAVAADLRETLDDAGEGIEAAVDAVDELAFDLSLARFAAKHDLTRPELVEDGLAVRGARNLFLDGDVQPVTYGVGTHSVAGDDADPPSGDRVAVLTGANSGGKTTLLETLCGVALLASMGLPVPAEDAEVGRFDTVVFHRRHASFNAGVLESTLRSVVPPLTGEGRALMLVDEFEAITEPGRAADLLNGLVDLTVDRGALGVFVTHLAEDLSPLPGAARVDGIFAEGLTDELDLRVDYQPRFGTVGRSTPEFIVSRLVANAGDRDERAAFRSIAAAVGEEAVQRTLSDAEWSP from the coding sequence ATGCGACTGCAGGAGTACTGGGGCGTCGGCCCGAAGACGGCCGACCTGCTCGAAGCCGAGTTGGGCGTCGAGCGTGCGGTTCGCGCCATCGAGTCTGCGGACGTGAGCACGCTGGTCGACGCCGGCCTGCCACGGGGGCGCGCGACGCGCATCCTCCGGCGGGCAACGGGGGCGGCGGGGCTGGACACGCTGGGCACCGGCGACGCCCGCGACGTGTACGGCGACCTGCTCGAACTCGCGGCGGGCGACGCGCTGACCGGCGGGGCCGCCGACCGGATCCGCGTGCTCACGCCGCTGTCGAGCCACGAGGCCGCAGCCGAACGGCTCGACCGCATCGACCAGGCACGCGAGGTGTGGACCGGCCTCGACGACGACGGCCGGGAGTCGGTGATCGACGCGTTCGCCGGCTACGACGACGCCGGCGGCGGCCGCCGCGCGGCCGTGGAAGCGGCGCTCGAACTCCGGGCGGTCGGTAGCAGCGAGGGCGGCCCGTTCGAGCGACTGGCCGATCTGGATGCCGACGGGCTCGAGGACGCGGTGGACGCGCTCGCGGCGGTCGAGGGTGAGTTCGGCGACGAGGACGAGCCGCTCTCGGTCGGCGAGGGGGCGGACGAACGCCTCGACGAACTCCGGACCCAGCTGGCCGCCGCGCGGCGACTGAACGACGCGGCGCTCGACGTGCTGGAGACCGTCCGCGGACAGGGCGTACGCTCGCTGGAGGCGTTCCAGAGCGCGGTGATCTCCTACGTCGCCGAGGAGACGGGCGTGACCGCGGGGGAGATCCGGTCGGTCGCACCCGACGAGGCCCGCGACGAGACCGACTTCGTCTCCGCGACGCTGCGCGCGCTGGTCGCCGATCTGGAGGGACAGGTCGCCGACCGCGAGGCGGCGGTCGCGGCCGACCTCCGGGAGACGCTCGACGACGCCGGCGAGGGGATCGAGGCCGCGGTCGACGCGGTGGACGAGCTCGCCTTCGACCTCTCGCTCGCGCGCTTCGCCGCGAAACACGACCTCACGCGGCCTGAGCTGGTCGAGGACGGGCTGGCGGTCCGTGGCGCGCGGAACCTCTTTCTCGACGGTGACGTCCAGCCAGTCACCTACGGCGTCGGGACGCACTCGGTCGCGGGTGACGACGCCGACCCGCCCTCCGGCGACCGCGTCGCGGTGCTGACGGGCGCGAACTCCGGCGGGAAGACGACGCTGCTGGAGACGCTGTGTGGTGTCGCGCTGCTGGCGTCGATGGGGCTGCCAGTTCCGGCCGAGGACGCGGAAGTCGGGCGGTTCGACACGGTCGTGTTCCACCGCCGGCACGCCTCGTTCAACGCCGGCGTGCTGGAGTCGACGCTGCGCTCGGTCGTGCCGCCGCTGACCGGCGAGGGGCGGGCGCTGATGCTCGTCGACGAGTTCGAGGCGATCACCGAACCCGGCCGCGCGGCGGACCTGCTGAACGGACTGGTCGACCTGACCGTCGACCGCGGCGCGCTGGGCGTGTTCGTCACCCACCTCGCGGAGGACCTCTCGCCGCTGCCCGGCGCCGCCCGCGTCGACGGGATCTTCGCGGAGGGGCTGACCGACGAACTCGACCTTCGGGTCGACTACCAACCACGGTTCGGCACTGTCGGGCGCTCGACGCCGGAGTTCATCGTCTCGCGGCTGGTCGCGAACGCCGGCGACCGCGACGAGCGCGCGGCGTTCCGCTCGATCGCGGCCGCGGTGGGGGAGGAGGCGGTCCAGCGGACGCTCTCGGACGCGGAGTGGTCGCCGTAG